In Lactuca sativa cultivar Salinas chromosome 5, Lsat_Salinas_v11, whole genome shotgun sequence, the DNA window tattttttaattttaagttGGGCAAATaccatattttttttaacaaagatATATACAAAGTAACCCGAAAAAGTAAAAGCTCAAATCCATTGGAATTACCAACAAAAAATTTATGTCGTTAATTTTGTTGGAAAATTTTGAATAAGATTACCCGCGCCCTTTTTTCCATGGATTTTTTTTTGTTGGAAATCTGTTGGTATAGTGTATTTCGACGGATTATCCATGCAACCGCAACAAGAATATGTCTTTCTCTAATTGTGAGAATCATATTGGTTGTAAGGGCATCCACAATGCATTGGACTCCATAGAGTTAAATGGATTGCCACATCATTTTTTTACAATCCATATAactctattaattttttcctacaatgcattgaactctacaAAGTTAAATAAAATGTTACAAAATGTAGATATTTAagaattaaaatgttaaaaactCAAAATCCATTGAATCCTAAATCTTATAATAGTAGAGTTTTATCCATTGAATAACACAAAGACTTGTCATCTCATTCAACTCTCCCATTGAACTCACCATTATGGATGCTTTAATAGCATTAATGaaatccacacacacacacacacacacacatatatatatatatatatatatatatatatatatatatatatatatatatatatatatatatatatatatatatatatatatatatatatatatatatatatatgttactcAGACGTTAACCAAGTGCAATAACGGAACACAAGAGCgattttttattttagtttagttCTTTGGAAAATGGCTATAGTCGTTCAATGAAATTTCAAAAATACTTTTAAAGCTTTCAACATGAAATTATGAAATTTTTATATAAATGCAATAAAACTTTCAACCATGCATTTTAATATCGAATAACCATTACTATGCATGCTTctgatttataaattaataaactgAACTTTCTGGTTCTAGGAGCAAATCGATGCATCAGTTCTTCGTTTACATCCCTTTCTTGATGTCACCAAAAGGGAAGCACAAATAATATAACTGCTTTAGAATTTTTAAATTAAGGAAGTTCATATTAAATCCCAAGGTTACATTACATCTTTTATATAGGTTCATGTTAAATTCCAGAGGTATATTTTGCCAATTATCTAAAAAACTAAAATTGACACACTaattaattatgaaattaatttgcTAACCATTCACATGACTGATGGAAACCAGTTGAATTACAATAAAAACAGAATAGTTCTAAAACCCGAAACAAACTAAATTTTGAGGAAAAGGGAGGCGGTTTGAAGTTAGATCCGTCCGTCAAGAGTTATGTCTGTTTGTTGAGCCTCTTTCCTTTGATCCTCTTGAAGTTGAGTCTCTTTCCGGTACCCCTCTTGTTCTTCTCCAACTTATCAATGTATGCTATCTCCAGCTCGTCAATGTGCACTGCATCACTTTCCACACCAATTGTGCAATTCTTTGTTCTTGTTTTCAGCTTCAACGAATCCTGCTTCATCTCCATTTTGCTTAACAATCCGCAATTCTTTGAACCAGGTAATGAGTTTTCTGGGAGCAGAGAGACCATGTTTTCTGAGGGGTCTCCTTTTTCGGAACCATCAAACCTATTTTGTGGGAGCAGAGGCCTAAAGTTTTCAGAGGGATCTACCGCTTCGGAACCATAAAGTGGATTTTCTGGGAGCAGACGAATCATGTTTTCTGAAGGATCTAGTACTGTTTCATAAAATGGATTTTCTGGGAGCAGACGAATCAGTTGTTTGGTTGGATCCTCCTCCCTTTGATAACAAAATGCACAACTTTTGAATACCAGAGGTATGGGTCGGGGTGGTGGAACTTTGTAACAGGTATAGAAGAAAGGATGCTCAAGTGCCTCCATAGCTGTCGGCCTCGCGGATGGATTCCATGAAAGAAGCGTGGCAATCAGATCGAGTGCTTCCAGGCTTGCTGATGGTAACAGCGAAGAAAGTTGGACACCAGGAAGCTGTGGGAATACAAGATAGTTGCTATTTACGATGCTGAATGTGGTTTCTGTTGGACTGCCGATCACACTGCAGATTTTATACATTTGATCTCCGTCATTTTTACCAGGAAACAGTGGGCGGCGTGTAAATAGTTCTGCCATGATTGCACCCATTGCCCACATATCAACTGAAGAATCGTATTCTTGCCCAAGAAGAACTTCAGGGGCACTATACCAGCGGGACCCAATATTATCAGTGGCCGGTTTGCCATTCATCTCATGAGCTAGACCAAGATCAGCAATCTTTATTACATCCTTGGAAACAAGAAGGTTCTCCGGTTTGAGGTCACGATGAAAGTAGCCGTTGTCGTGCATGTATGCCAGACCTTGAAAGATTTGGAAGCACAAGTCTCTGATCTCGTCCTCTGAAAAAGGCTTCTTCCTGCATGTCATACGCTCGCACAGACTGCATTCCATGTATTCCAACACCAAGTACAAACTGTCGTCTTCTTTGATGATTTCCTTGAGCTTTATGATGTTTGGATGATTCATCTTGCGCAGTGCCTTGACTTCTGTCAGGTTGATGTATTCTTTGGCCGAGTTGCACCTCATTTTCAGTTTCTTGATGGCAAACACTTCATCTGTGTGTTCATCCCATGCTCCCCAGACAACCCCATATGATCCACTCCCAATTTCCTTCAGTATTTCATACTGCTCCATTGTTTTCGATCTAGCTTTCTCAATTAAGAAAACACACAAACCAGGAAGAGGAACTCACAGAAACAATAGCTACGTATATCAACAACACATCACCTTAATTATAAAACATGAACGATGGAGGAAGGGGTTAAAGAAAAGGGATAGGGAACGAAGATAGGTGAATGGGGTAATTGGGTCGGCAGTCTATTGTGAATGTGAATGTAAGTAGGTTATTATTTATACTACTAAGTACTGAGATTTCAGATAtgcaagatttagggttttaagtTTCCATATATAATTATCTTACGGTTATACCTGACTTCATATTATATGACATGTAGGCACGGTTGCTTTGGCTCCAAACAACTTAAAAAATGGCTCCAATCAACTTATAGCTttgtataattataattataaattttatttactAAACTAAAAAATATCACTACCTTTATATTCGACTATCTCCATTCCACACAAGTTTTATTAACAATTAAATTTTGTCCAACTTATAACATCTACATTTCCAACTTTCCAAATTTTAATCATAACCATCGTCATAATCTTTTAAATATGTCATCTGTTTTACACAAAAATTGTTTTATAAACATCGAAATATCTTATAAAAGTAAcatattatattaattaaaatccaaattaactaaaataactaaaaaaaatcaattttaataaactttaagtAGTTGTTGTTGATTTAAAATGTACcataaaaataatacataaaaTAATTTATTCTTGAACTAGTttgtatattatttttatataaatgaaAGCATTGTGTTTATTAGTATAAGTTTGTTCCGTTTATTCACAAACTTGTTATATACAACTAGAAAAGACACGtaatatttgttttttatttttagggATCTGTGTTAAAATTGATATATTAACATCAATTGCAATTGAGTAAACGTATAGGAACCTATGTTATGGTCTACAGGTACAAGATCAACTATATAGTCGGAGGCATTAAGAACAAGAATATACATTgccaaaaagtatacaagtaatTAAGTAAAGTTAATAAGAAGATGTGTATCTTGTTCATCATTTTAAAACTGTTGTAACATACTCTTCAAAATCGTACAACCTGATAAACAACTCAAAAGGTCGTACAATTAAGGACAAAAACTAAACCCAAACAATACCTTTTGTATGAATTGCATAATTGCCTAATAAGGCCGTTTGACTATTTGTACTTCTTGGCCAAGTCTCCCACCAGGTTTAACAATACTTAACTTaagaaaacatttttcctttcgtACATCATGTACACTTTCATTGTAAGACCATAAACCTAACGGTTTTGACTTCAAAGTTATTAGGGTGGGACTCTTCATCAAGTTAGCTGTCATTAGGCGTTACCAAAATATATTGGATGCTAATAACATTTAATTCAACACCTAAATATCTTCATTCACGAAAACAATCTActgattatatattaattaaagAAGTAGGGTATGTGATGGATGAAATTCATACCTTCAAGCATTGAAAGTGTGCATAATTTATACCTTAGAACAAATGATCTTGAGAAGCTATGCATTAAAGAAGATCAAAGATAAATTTCTTCCTTTCAATTGTAAAACAATGAAATTATCTTTCTCTTAGGTTTTGAAAAGAAAATTCTATTTCTCGTTTTGCTCTTGGTTGATCAACTCAACTAAAAAAAGCAACTTATGGTTTAATATCCTTATATACCCTCTGCAAAttggtgtaacatccataaaaattcataagaatttaaactttttcaaccaaccaaaaatcataattgtTGATGTTgtagttttcaaaatagtttaaacatcatagTTATTCccaaaattacaaaacatagcatgaggaggtgcacgatcatgtcTTTGTCGTACTTGGAACATAATCCAAAACAGTAAgcccaaatcttagtgagttcccccaaaataccaacaaaaGAAGTAACACATACACAATaataacatactatgggtccaataaaccatcaagttggaataccccaggctccTCAACCAcaaggttggaatgccaacacactatgggtccaatcaaccatcgttTGGAATACCtaaggccctcaaccatcaggttggaatgccaacatactatgggtccattcatcctcgagatggaataccgtaggccctcaaccatcaagTTGGAATGGCCCGACCTGTTGGCTTACGTACAAAGCAGTGAAGCCCCAATCACCAACCAAACATGTGCATGTAATACAAATACCCATACTATTAACCAGCTAGCAAATAAATAAACAGATCTTACAGATCcctaagcataacatcattctatctaccaggatactgatctaaacGATCACCATAGAATTTCATGCAcaacaggatatcaatccaagTGCCGATATTGGTACCGTCGACATGCAAGTACAGTGTGGAAAACTCGCCTCACCCAACTGAATCTAACTAAAAGTCTCCGGTTGCTGGCTCACTAAAATCTCTACACTAAACAACAAAATAGACATCTAATTTATAACTGGATTACAATCCTTGACTAACACACCACACTTAGGGTAAATGGCCAATTTTACCCTTTCCCTAGATGGGATAAGATCCAGGCCCGAATCTTGATccaaaaggcccaacaataaataATCACACAAGGCCCataattggcccaattttccaaattgggcctaactccTAATCGAGCCTTACTCCGAGGTCGAATACTTCACTTAGCCCAAAATACACCTAATCAAATGGATTAATAAGGGCCCAAGCATCCAGCCCAAAAAGGGGCCTAAAATGTTGAGCCTAACTCGACAACCCAACAGGTtgagtatgcggggtgtactaAATTCTACACTCGGCGTACACTGCCTTGACCACAAACGCACCCTTTACCacctacgcccaacgtaagccttggtacacccaacgtacgttgTGTGGCCATACAAAACGCGATTAAGGACTGATTACATTCAGTACAACATCAAAATTTCAGATCTAGGTTCGAAGAGGTAAACTTTATGGTCATGAATGTCTTTATAAAGCCCAACATCAAGATTTTAGCTTGTCTTAAACACTAAAGACTTCTGCATACACGAAAAGGAccaagataacatttttatgacttattgCACCTCATTTCTTCAGAAAGGATGGACCATCTGGTCTTAGAGTAGCATATACTCATTAACACCAAGAAAAGGGACAAAAAACACATAGATTTCCACCATGGAAATATCTAAAAGAAAACAAGGCaagattgaagctttataccttctggagcttctcaaGAGGGtagaaatcccagatctacaagttgcTCGTTCACCAGAGCTTCTCCAAGAGTCATCTTCTTCCTTTAACACACCAAGAACATACCACAAATCACACACTTGAGCTCAAAAAGGCACACCCAAAGATTAGAGTTTGTAAAAATGTTCCAACGGAGTGGAGGTTGATAGGTGGAAAGGAAATGAGCCACCATGATGCTTAAATAcgctccaaaccctaaaatctagggtttccttctgacgtaagtacgcccaacgtacgtgagTGTATGCCCTGCATACTAGGGCGCACccaagtacgctcagcgtacacacatGCATGCTTAGCGTACTCCTCCAGCTCAATTTACCAAAATGCGACTAGGGCATTAAGGCATATATTCTTGGACttagtgtaacaacgtaaattttcaaaacaaaattttcatttttaaaaccatcatttttcacaaataacattaacatattgtttcaaatgtatttatcacaaagacatttccccagaatccaaaaacataaactcctcaagtgtgtacgaatcatgccggtgccttcctgCGCTCattactggtacctgaaacacatcacacaacaactgtaagcataaatgcttagtgagttccccaaaataccacatacaacacatacgccactcaaggctataatacgaccctccggtcgatgtgtctcagcgggaccctccagtcccgtagctcgttggaccctctggttcgatcatagctcgttgggccctccgacccggtctgtatcgttggacccttaggtccggtctataacaacatacacatacacatagcacatagcacataatctcatacataacacataagaccctctggtctacatAATATACCACTCtatgtaagtatagtgagaagactcacctcgatgtctcggtaaatatctgactcggaataaatgtgatctagcctccgcctaatcacacaaagtaatacactcataaatacaactgtactcaaccctaaaggtcaacaaggtcaacagtcaactttgaccggactctgcgagtgcactagggcgactcggcgagtctatacgtgtccaatgactctcttggatcctctcttgacacgccgagtacttctctgactcgacgagtttcacctggcatgaatcgcggggccaccacgactcaactcgccgagtctcaagaacaactcggcgagttccggcttaaCTCAGTCCCCcccgactctccctgactcactgagtcgaccctcaactcgacaagaccactcgctgagtggttacgggcaaacttcatgctactcgccgagtctgttcttcagactcggcgagttcatgccatgcatactctcaaactcacttctgaggtcagatctgttccatacaatcatagatctggcctccccaagcatgataatcacgtaaagtccaaaccttggtgctcaaacaacaactatttgctcctatatgatgttttagccccatatcacataacccttggtcaaaactcccatgaatcctcataaagcttaaggaataaagcttctctggacctctatggatcctatttcaagcctcatcacaaatagggacgaaatggacatcaaatctaaccaacaaaggggtcaagaaaccctaaacccccatgttcatcataacaacagaaaaagggagccaaaatatacctccaaaatgatgctctgagctccaaaatcgaaggatgtccacctcccttgcctcctcttagctagaatctcctttgccttgccaaacaaagcttcaaaggtcaacaatggcctattctctctcccaaaacgctcaaaatctctttagggtttctctctggggttggtggccacaaatgacggccataagcccctttaaataggtctcaaacccttgaaattagggtttcattgaacaacgtggacttgccgagtccacttttggactcgccgagtccacttttggactcgccgagtctagacgCGAACCCGCATgcaaaaaccgcgatcctactcggcgagtttagactccaactcgccgagtctcctcacatcacccaaaaataaaagaataaaaataatacctgggaatccggggtgTTACACTTAGGGACCAAATTGACTTATAATTGAAACCAAGGTATGTATTTGAAACTACCTGAAAACTGaggtat includes these proteins:
- the LOC111909025 gene encoding cyclin-dependent kinase F-4 yields the protein MEQYEILKEIGSGSYGVVWGAWDEHTDEVFAIKKLKMRCNSAKEYINLTEVKALRKMNHPNIIKLKEIIKEDDSLYLVLEYMECSLCERMTCRKKPFSEDEIRDLCFQIFQGLAYMHDNGYFHRDLKPENLLVSKDVIKIADLGLAHEMNGKPATDNIGSRWYSAPEVLLGQEYDSSVDMWAMGAIMAELFTRRPLFPGKNDGDQMYKICSVIGSPTETTFSIVNSNYLVFPQLPGVQLSSLLPSASLEALDLIATLLSWNPSARPTAMEALEHPFFYTCYKVPPPRPIPLVFKSCAFCYQREEDPTKQLIRLLPENPFYETVLDPSENMIRLLPENPLYGSEAVDPSENFRPLLPQNRFDGSEKGDPSENMVSLLPENSLPGSKNCGLLSKMEMKQDSLKLKTRTKNCTIGVESDAVHIDELEIAYIDKLEKNKRGTGKRLNFKRIKGKRLNKQT